A single genomic interval of uncultured Desulfobacter sp. harbors:
- a CDS encoding biliverdin-producing heme oxygenase, whose amino-acid sequence MAQKDPVMVRLKTETSAYHAKFESLPYFESLIAHQLPLACYVNQLRGLSIIHSVLETEIANTDSEIVAAVWEDGLRKLPLLKEDLDFFKPRVIPDDRTVVDAALAMTQHIRLRQVENPVSLLGYLYVLEGSTLGNSMHQPDIIQTFCLGGLNGCAYYTSYADKVRDNWNRFTEKMNQALDDPSLHDNVIESAHEAFAGLKTLYEALYPLTPGDTHITRINPEAGNHPMPEDEREIEAALAASQKAWDSFTYYRECFGERGKRFSDSDICWLATLHQFDADTVKKQVDWLSRLLAGRGMPTVMMEYTLKCLHQSLVAAIPENEDRYAVFLTVADELRRQRTRRLPETQQKIIIEEFENQVGSKLSRMNTNVPQLILSALIDEENGFEGASSILEKWYTDRDCFSEKWIKAVNHTIKKVCTYLS is encoded by the coding sequence ATGGCTCAAAAAGACCCGGTCATGGTCCGGCTGAAAACAGAAACCAGTGCGTACCATGCAAAATTTGAATCCCTGCCGTATTTTGAATCCCTGATCGCGCATCAACTTCCTCTGGCCTGTTACGTCAATCAGCTCAGAGGGCTGAGCATCATTCATTCTGTGTTGGAAACTGAAATCGCAAATACCGACAGTGAAATTGTGGCTGCAGTATGGGAGGACGGGCTTCGAAAACTCCCCCTGTTAAAGGAGGACCTCGATTTTTTCAAACCGCGCGTGATTCCGGATGACAGGACGGTGGTGGATGCCGCGCTGGCCATGACGCAACATATTCGGTTGCGGCAGGTGGAAAACCCGGTTTCGCTTTTGGGATATCTCTATGTGTTGGAAGGTTCCACTTTGGGCAATAGCATGCACCAGCCGGACATCATCCAGACATTCTGCCTGGGCGGTCTGAACGGGTGCGCCTATTATACCAGCTACGCTGATAAGGTCAGAGACAACTGGAATCGGTTTACAGAAAAAATGAACCAGGCCCTGGATGATCCCTCACTGCATGACAATGTCATTGAATCCGCCCACGAAGCCTTTGCCGGACTTAAAACCCTCTATGAAGCATTGTATCCGCTTACCCCCGGCGACACACATATCACCCGGATCAACCCTGAAGCGGGCAATCACCCCATGCCGGAAGATGAACGGGAAATTGAGGCCGCATTGGCGGCGAGCCAAAAGGCATGGGATTCGTTTACATACTACCGGGAGTGTTTTGGCGAACGGGGAAAACGGTTTTCCGACAGCGATATCTGCTGGTTGGCAACCCTGCACCAGTTTGATGCTGACACGGTCAAAAAACAAGTTGACTGGTTGTCCCGGTTACTGGCCGGGCGAGGGATGCCGACCGTTATGATGGAATATACATTAAAATGTCTGCATCAAAGCCTGGTGGCAGCCATACCGGAAAATGAGGACCGATATGCGGTGTTTCTAACAGTCGCCGATGAATTGCGTCGCCAGAGAACCCGGCGGCTGCCGGAAACTCAGCAGAAGATCATTATTGAGGAATTTGAAAACCAGGTCGGCAGCAAATTGTCCAGAATGAATACGAACGTGCCCCAGCTGATTTTGTCTGCGCTCATTGATGAAGAAAACGGGTTCGAAGGCGCCTCAAGTATATTGGAAAAATGGTACACGGATCGGGATTGCTTTTCAGAAAAATGGATCAAGGCTGTGAATCATACAATCAAGAAGGTTTGTACTTATTTGTCCTGA
- a CDS encoding response regulator, which translates to MVKTDQIRILVVDDDPDVLSATSRILKKAGYYVIKGSSGKDALELAQQQMPDLLLLDVILPDIKGIDVLKKLKKNRQTKQIPVILISSIKTDSFDQTIGLETGADQYIARPIPNRELLAKIQAFLRIKAIETELSRHRKHLENVVDERTRALKKEIREKEAAQKFLSHQKTTISLNNDIAAIFLTSNPNDIYLEIINLLRETLNCRFGILGYINEYQDLVCPRISGKSWPTSTDIETKQIYPYTRWTGIWAECMEKNEFIRVNQAVKGFSAEIEFKNAMAVPLIAEQTCIGLIGLADHASHFSGDDQARLKMISEFVAPILAMFIQREKNKSQLEIHAKKLEEKNIALNVLLENRDEQRKKIADQVMTNFDQLVFPYYQRIRHSRDTDETDLLVKIMEKNTLESLAPLERSFPMPFRQLTPMEIQVADLIKMGKSSKEISGLLNISPRSVFFHRNNIRKKLNIHGKKVNLRSFLISSV; encoded by the coding sequence ATGGTAAAGACAGATCAGATCCGCATACTGGTGGTTGATGACGACCCGGATGTTTTATCGGCCACCTCCCGTATTTTAAAAAAGGCCGGATATTATGTTATCAAAGGGTCTTCAGGCAAAGATGCGCTTGAACTCGCTCAACAACAGATGCCGGATCTCCTGCTCCTCGACGTTATTTTACCGGATATCAAAGGAATTGATGTCCTCAAAAAACTAAAAAAAAACAGACAGACAAAACAGATCCCTGTTATTCTCATTTCCTCGATAAAAACGGATTCCTTTGATCAGACCATTGGTCTTGAAACCGGGGCAGACCAGTACATCGCCCGTCCCATCCCCAACCGGGAGCTTCTGGCGAAAATTCAGGCTTTCCTGCGCATAAAAGCCATTGAAACTGAATTGTCAAGGCACCGGAAACATCTTGAAAACGTGGTGGACGAGCGGACCCGGGCGCTGAAAAAGGAAATCAGGGAAAAAGAGGCTGCACAAAAGTTTTTAAGCCACCAGAAGACCACCATTTCTCTCAATAATGATATTGCAGCCATATTTTTAACATCGAACCCCAACGATATTTACTTGGAAATCATCAATCTGCTGCGAGAGACGTTGAACTGCCGGTTTGGCATTCTCGGGTACATCAATGAATATCAGGATCTGGTCTGCCCCCGAATCTCCGGGAAGAGCTGGCCTACGTCCACCGACATAGAAACAAAGCAAATTTATCCATATACGCGCTGGACCGGAATCTGGGCGGAATGCATGGAAAAAAACGAATTTATCAGGGTCAATCAAGCCGTCAAAGGATTCTCGGCGGAAATCGAGTTTAAAAATGCCATGGCTGTCCCGTTGATTGCTGAGCAGACCTGTATAGGACTGATCGGTCTTGCCGATCACGCATCACACTTCTCCGGGGACGACCAGGCAAGACTAAAGATGATCAGTGAATTTGTCGCCCCGATCCTTGCCATGTTCATTCAAAGAGAAAAAAACAAAAGCCAGCTGGAAATCCATGCTAAAAAATTAGAAGAAAAAAATATTGCTCTCAATGTACTTTTGGAAAACAGGGATGAGCAAAGAAAAAAGATTGCCGATCAGGTCATGACCAACTTTGACCAGCTTGTCTTTCCCTATTACCAGCGAATCAGGCACAGCCGGGATACGGATGAAACAGACCTCTTGGTTAAAATTATGGAAAAAAACACTTTAGAAAGCCTGGCACCTTTGGAACGATCCTTTCCCATGCCGTTCCGGCAATTGACACCCATGGAAATCCAAGTGGCAGATCTCATCAAAATGGGGAAATCCAGCAAAGAAATCTCAGGACTTTTAAATATCAGCCCCCGGTCTGTTTTTTTCCACCGCAACAACATCCGGAAAAAATTAAATATTCACGGCAAAAAAGTCAATTTACGCTCTTTTCTGATATCATCCGTGTAA
- a CDS encoding cobalamin-dependent protein (Presence of a B(12) (cobalamin)-binding domain implies dependence on cobalamin itself, in one of its several forms, or in some unusual lineages, dependence on a cobalamin-like analog.): MIDPGLYKQYLTALLNGDRQACARIVQSLIDSDIEIKVLYRELFEKTLYEVGHLWETNKISVAREHLATAITESLMSMAYPYLFRKKPISKKVIISCATNEYHQIGGKMVADIFEMNGWDSYFLGAGTPTEQMLSFIQDIQPDLLGLSLSIYFNFPALKREIEAVNQTFPDLQIIIGGQAFQWGEEPSFKGLKNLQYIRSLEELERDMGGR, from the coding sequence GTGATTGATCCAGGCCTATACAAACAGTACCTGACTGCGCTTTTAAATGGCGACCGCCAGGCCTGTGCCCGGATCGTTCAGTCCCTGATCGATTCTGACATAGAAATCAAAGTGCTCTACAGGGAGTTGTTTGAAAAAACACTTTATGAAGTGGGGCATCTCTGGGAAACAAATAAAATATCGGTCGCCAGAGAACATCTGGCCACGGCCATCACAGAAAGTCTGATGAGTATGGCTTACCCCTATCTTTTCAGGAAAAAACCGATTTCAAAAAAAGTGATCATCTCGTGCGCCACCAATGAATACCATCAGATCGGCGGCAAGATGGTGGCCGATATATTTGAAATGAATGGCTGGGATTCCTATTTCCTGGGTGCCGGTACTCCCACCGAACAGATGCTCTCTTTTATCCAGGACATTCAACCTGACCTTCTTGGGCTATCTTTGAGCATTTATTTTAATTTCCCCGCCTTAAAGCGTGAAATCGAAGCAGTTAACCAGACCTTTCCCGATCTTCAGATTATCATCGGCGGCCAGGCGTTTCAATGGGGGGAAGAACCGTCTTTCAAAGGGTTGAAGAACCTTCAGTATATCCGCTCACTGGAAGAACTGGAAAGAGACATGGGAGGACGATAA
- a CDS encoding HAMP domain-containing sensor histidine kinase yields MTGPAEFVSPLYKEFIDKSSLLFFILDKKAVIQSVNLFAKNQLGASIVGRPFDSVIIDFYNTFDLDSLMEKGDAVHPLNLKRENGLPQTYHFRFKSQGPEIYALGEVDNEELEIFRKEILKLNEDLSNLTRDLHKKKSQLEALNQEKNEFLGMAAHDLRKPIGLILSYSDFLIDEASDNLSDEHLGFLDTIQKSCTFMKRIVDDFLDVSAIEAGRFELDLRLVGLERVLEHGLRLNMLQAAKKGIALDVKADSPLPRLLIDPAKIEQVITNLVSNAIEHTQPETNVEVRLSRFDSQVKFSVKDQGPGIPEDELDRIFKPFEKTSVKKTGGEKSTGLGMVITRKIIEAHKGEIWVESEVNKGTHIHFSLPISGDGQDGINIYQGEKR; encoded by the coding sequence ATGACCGGGCCAGCCGAATTTGTGTCACCGCTCTACAAGGAGTTCATCGATAAATCTTCACTCCTTTTTTTCATTTTAGACAAAAAGGCGGTAATCCAGTCTGTCAATCTTTTTGCAAAGAACCAATTAGGGGCTTCCATTGTCGGCCGGCCATTTGATTCGGTGATTATAGACTTCTACAATACCTTTGACCTGGACAGCCTTATGGAAAAAGGCGATGCTGTACACCCGCTGAATCTGAAAAGGGAAAACGGGCTGCCCCAGACCTATCATTTCAGGTTCAAATCCCAGGGCCCGGAAATCTATGCCCTTGGCGAGGTTGACAATGAAGAACTGGAAATATTCAGAAAGGAGATCCTTAAGCTGAACGAGGATCTGAGCAATCTTACCAGAGATCTGCACAAAAAAAAATCACAGCTTGAAGCGCTGAACCAGGAGAAAAATGAGTTTCTGGGTATGGCCGCCCACGACTTGAGAAAGCCCATTGGGCTCATCCTTTCCTATTCGGATTTTCTGATTGATGAAGCCTCGGACAACCTGAGCGATGAGCATCTCGGATTTCTGGACACCATTCAGAAATCCTGCACATTCATGAAACGGATCGTTGATGATTTTCTTGATGTGAGCGCCATTGAGGCCGGCCGGTTTGAACTTGATCTCAGATTGGTCGGGTTAGAAAGGGTCCTGGAACATGGACTGCGGCTGAACATGCTCCAGGCGGCAAAAAAAGGAATCGCCCTGGATGTGAAAGCAGACAGCCCGCTGCCCCGGCTGTTGATTGATCCGGCCAAAATTGAACAGGTCATCACGAATCTGGTATCAAACGCCATCGAACACACCCAGCCGGAGACCAATGTTGAGGTCCGGTTGTCCCGGTTTGACAGTCAGGTTAAATTTTCAGTCAAAGACCAGGGCCCGGGTATCCCGGAAGATGAGCTGGACCGGATATTCAAACCGTTTGAAAAAACAAGTGTAAAAAAAACAGGGGGGGAAAAAAGTACCGGCCTGGGCATGGTGATCACCCGAAAAATCATCGAAGCCCACAAGGGTGAGATCTGGGTGGAAAGTGAGGTAAACAAGGGGACACATATCCATTTCAGCCTCCCCATATCAGGCGACGGCCAGGACGGTATAAACATATATCAGGGAGAAAAGAGATGA
- a CDS encoding response regulator: MNVFKTHNGPPRILIVDDDPDERFVTSRILTKVGFSVEQAGSGHEALEKVANGRPHLVLLDVIMPKVDGFEVCRQIKSNPLFEDISIVFVSNFTNSPATKAMGLNAGADDFIERPFNTEEFLSRINSIFRVKTMERTLKAQQEWIQVMLSSIGDGLVATDQDRQIVFMNPMAEKLTGWSIDEARGRKFDSVISLFDETIGHPAPCPLDKALSSKSIQRLEGEISLIHKNKHRFPISDSAAPIRLKDDHIIGGVMVFQDISSQKECEKAVHTARENWEALFKAIGQVTLIMDAGRNILEVNDIAEQKLGMPRKEIIGKKCYELIHGTGAPPGECPMTLALKTKKQASAPLHIEKLQGDFLVTCTPVMNSDQKIEKIIHIQTDISQIKQIEQEKKTLERHLQQAQHLEAIGTMAGGIAHDFNNILSSILGFTELSLDDAKSYPQLEENLQQIYTAGNRAKELVKQILTFARQTKEKKQNVSVGPIVKEVLKFIRSSSPTTIDIDHHIVTKASVRIDPIRLHQVLMNLCTNAVQAMEDFGGQLKVTVTVENYPGRPACLSHNLQAGEYVKLSVSDTGDGIAQDIQDKIFEPYFTTKSGKEGTGLGLSTVHGIINDCDGHIHYESQPGQGTVFTIYLPKAVSKIQQSEIRQALPKGNEHILIVDDEPAIANLEQLLLERLGYRVTALTDSRKALDMFKASPDAFDLLLTDMTMPGLTGNRLATAVKDIRPDFPVILCTGFSKKVSGPCLSEMNVDEICMKPVLHGKLAACIRKLLDR; this comes from the coding sequence ATGAACGTGTTTAAGACCCATAATGGGCCGCCCCGGATTCTTATCGTTGATGATGACCCGGATGAACGGTTTGTCACGTCGCGTATCCTGACAAAGGTGGGATTTTCAGTGGAACAGGCCGGCTCGGGCCATGAGGCCCTGGAAAAAGTTGCCAACGGCCGCCCCCATTTAGTCCTGCTTGATGTGATCATGCCCAAGGTCGACGGATTTGAGGTCTGCCGGCAGATTAAATCCAATCCGCTTTTTGAAGACATATCCATTGTTTTTGTCTCTAATTTCACCAACTCGCCGGCAACCAAAGCCATGGGGCTTAATGCGGGTGCTGACGATTTCATCGAGCGGCCTTTCAATACCGAAGAGTTCCTTTCCAGGATCAATTCGATTTTCAGGGTTAAAACCATGGAAAGAACGCTCAAAGCGCAGCAGGAGTGGATTCAGGTCATGCTGTCAAGTATCGGCGACGGCCTGGTGGCCACCGACCAGGACAGACAGATTGTATTTATGAACCCCATGGCGGAAAAACTGACCGGCTGGAGCATTGACGAGGCCCGGGGTAGAAAGTTTGATTCGGTCATCTCACTGTTTGATGAAACGATTGGGCATCCCGCCCCCTGCCCGCTGGATAAGGCCCTGTCCTCTAAAAGCATCCAGCGCCTGGAAGGGGAAATCTCTTTGATCCACAAAAATAAACATCGGTTCCCCATTTCAGACAGCGCGGCCCCGATCCGGTTAAAAGATGATCATATCATTGGCGGAGTGATGGTTTTCCAGGATATTTCCAGCCAAAAAGAATGTGAGAAAGCGGTGCATACCGCCCGGGAAAACTGGGAGGCCCTGTTTAAAGCCATCGGACAGGTGACCCTGATTATGGATGCCGGGCGCAATATCCTGGAAGTCAATGATATTGCAGAACAGAAACTGGGAATGCCCCGCAAGGAAATCATCGGGAAAAAATGTTATGAATTGATTCACGGCACGGGGGCGCCGCCAGGAGAGTGTCCAATGACCCTGGCGCTGAAAACCAAAAAACAGGCATCCGCGCCGCTGCACATTGAAAAACTCCAAGGCGACTTCCTGGTCACCTGCACCCCTGTTATGAACTCAGATCAAAAGATCGAAAAAATTATCCACATCCAAACGGATATCAGCCAGATCAAACAGATTGAACAGGAGAAAAAAACGCTGGAGAGGCACCTGCAGCAGGCACAGCACCTGGAAGCCATCGGCACCATGGCCGGCGGTATTGCCCATGATTTCAACAATATCCTTTCATCAATTCTTGGCTTTACCGAATTATCCCTGGACGATGCAAAATCCTATCCCCAGCTTGAAGAAAACCTGCAGCAAATCTACACCGCAGGAAATCGGGCCAAAGAACTGGTTAAGCAGATTCTGACGTTCGCCCGCCAGACAAAGGAAAAAAAACAGAATGTCAGTGTCGGGCCGATTGTAAAAGAAGTGCTTAAATTTATTCGCTCCTCTTCACCGACCACCATTGACATCGACCACCATATCGTCACAAAGGCATCTGTCCGGATCGACCCGATCCGCCTTCACCAAGTCCTGATGAACCTGTGCACCAATGCCGTCCAGGCCATGGAAGATTTTGGCGGTCAATTAAAAGTGACGGTCACGGTAGAGAATTACCCGGGCCGGCCTGCCTGCCTGTCCCACAATCTTCAGGCGGGCGAATATGTCAAATTATCGGTTTCCGATACAGGTGACGGCATTGCCCAGGACATCCAGGATAAAATATTTGAGCCCTATTTCACGACCAAATCAGGTAAAGAAGGCACGGGATTGGGGCTGTCGACCGTTCATGGAATTATCAATGACTGCGACGGCCATATTCATTATGAGAGTCAACCCGGCCAGGGCACAGTATTTACAATTTACCTGCCGAAAGCCGTTTCTAAAATCCAGCAGTCCGAAATTCGCCAGGCCCTGCCCAAGGGAAACGAGCATATTCTGATTGTCGACGATGAACCCGCCATTGCCAACCTCGAGCAGCTGTTGCTCGAACGGCTCGGATACCGGGTAACCGCCCTGACCGACAGCCGGAAAGCCTTAGACATGTTTAAAGCATCGCCGGACGCATTTGATCTGCTTCTCACGGACATGACCATGCCTGGGTTGACCGGTAACAGGCTCGCAACGGCGGTCAAGGATATCAGGCCGGATTTCCCTGTTATTCTGTGTACCGGATTCAGCAAAAAAGTGTCAGGCCCGTGCCTGTCTGAAATGAATGTAGACGAAATCTGTATGAAACCCGTTCTTCACGGCAAACTGGCTGCTTGCATTCGAAAATTATTAGACCGGTAA